A section of the Brevinema andersonii genome encodes:
- a CDS encoding glycosyltransferase family 2 protein, which yields METNAIVSVVIPTYNRKNMLKEAIESVLTQNYQHIELIISDNASDDGTDKLVQQYLNDARVRYIRRQENIGPEKNGLNAYKTATGKYFMFLCDDDYLISPTFFSHAVSIMEKNPEIVLVRGLNQLEYIQENKIVIEGVTTKRLIKGIDFFLNYETEGFEHITGFFALSRKSIIDKSKCLEYQQPGHDRWMWRTLPLFGDVYFLSEVIGSYRIHSVNCDSASINFGSQFEHLPNTVRSIFNLALKKFPDKKEEILSRNPEHEIMAVFSAHIDALQKNYNKNHIVSLLENSIIKTTEPQIYTKMIELHYPKNTIYKRLKKMINKIFGLFNLKVVKK from the coding sequence ATGGAAACAAATGCAATTGTTTCAGTGGTTATTCCAACTTACAACAGAAAAAATATGCTCAAAGAAGCAATAGAAAGTGTTCTTACTCAAAATTATCAACATATAGAACTTATTATTTCGGATAATGCTTCGGATGACGGCACAGATAAATTAGTACAACAATATCTTAATGATGCCAGAGTAAGATATATACGCAGACAAGAAAATATTGGCCCAGAAAAAAACGGATTAAATGCTTACAAAACGGCAACAGGCAAATATTTTATGTTTCTTTGCGACGATGACTACCTAATCAGCCCAACATTTTTTTCGCATGCAGTGAGCATTATGGAAAAAAATCCCGAAATAGTCTTAGTTCGTGGTCTTAACCAACTGGAATATATACAAGAAAATAAAATAGTAATCGAAGGAGTTACCACCAAACGCCTGATCAAAGGAATAGATTTTTTTCTGAATTATGAAACTGAAGGGTTTGAACATATCACTGGTTTTTTTGCTCTTTCACGTAAATCGATAATTGATAAATCAAAGTGTTTGGAATATCAACAACCCGGACATGATAGATGGATGTGGAGAACATTGCCTCTTTTTGGTGATGTGTATTTTCTTTCCGAAGTAATTGGTAGTTACAGAATTCATTCGGTTAATTGCGATTCTGCCAGTATAAATTTTGGATCGCAATTTGAACATCTTCCTAACACAGTAAGATCTATTTTCAACTTGGCATTAAAAAAATTTCCTGATAAAAAAGAAGAAATTTTAAGTAGAAATCCAGAACACGAGATTATGGCAGTTTTTTCGGCTCATATCGACGCACTGCAAAAAAATTATAATAAAAATCATATCGTTTCCTTATTGGAAAACAGCATAATCAAAACTACAGAACCCCAAATATACACTAAAATGATAGAACTGCATTACCCAAAAAATACTATTTACAAACGTCTCAAAAAGATGATTAATAAGATATTTGGATTATTTAATTTAAAAGTGGTAAAGAAATAA
- a CDS encoding glycosyltransferase family 2 protein — translation MNSKVSVVIPTYNRKDLLKRALDSVLKQDYKNLEIIVTDNASTDGTHIMMQSYLNDSRIIYIQRPQNIGIARNIKEGFLASTGKYFFCLNDDDYLINDRFFSKAVAIMEKNPNISIIRGIVHAHDIANNTITLIPTIANAHQIVKGIDYFCYYLTGEYQPFTYWFTFRRTQSMLDFDAFYMHEADDGFTALGCTLLGDVYLMPEVIGYYRKALSGNSYNPELFKRIEDLYIGTESLAIKAKALYPERTQDIDNFFNRFTYAVILYCLELVQEREREREREREREREREYWRRIKIT, via the coding sequence ATGAATTCTAAAGTATCTGTCGTTATTCCGACTTATAACAGAAAAGACCTACTAAAACGAGCATTGGACAGCGTATTAAAGCAGGATTATAAAAATTTAGAAATAATCGTTACAGATAATGCTTCTACTGATGGCACACATATAATGATGCAATCTTATTTGAATGACTCGCGGATTATCTATATACAACGTCCTCAAAATATCGGAATTGCCAGAAATATAAAAGAAGGATTTTTAGCATCAACAGGAAAATATTTTTTTTGTCTTAATGATGATGATTATTTGATCAATGATCGTTTTTTTTCAAAAGCTGTTGCTATTATGGAAAAGAACCCAAATATTTCGATTATCCGTGGTATTGTTCATGCCCACGACATTGCAAATAATACGATAACATTGATTCCAACAATCGCCAACGCACACCAAATTGTTAAAGGTATTGATTATTTCTGTTATTACTTGACCGGAGAATATCAACCTTTTACTTATTGGTTTACATTTCGTCGCACTCAATCGATGCTTGATTTTGATGCGTTTTACATGCACGAAGCAGATGATGGGTTTACTGCTTTAGGATGCACTTTGTTAGGAGATGTGTATCTTATGCCAGAAGTTATCGGCTATTATAGAAAAGCTCTAAGCGGTAATAGTTATAATCCGGAACTTTTCAAAAGAATAGAAGACTTATACATTGGAACAGAATCTCTTGCAATAAAAGCTAAAGCTTTATATCCGGAAAGAACTCAAGATATTGATAATTTTTTTAATAGATTTACTTATGCTGTAATACTTTATTGTTTGGAATTAGTACAAGAGAGAGAGAGAGAGAGAGAGAGAGAGAGAGAGAGAGAGAGAGAGAGAGAGTACTGGAGACGCATTAAAATTACTTAA